The genomic interval GTTAGGGGAGAGCTGGCTGGCGAGCGGCGTCCCGAGCGagtgcagggagagagagagcggcttGTGCTTCAGCAGCTCGGGGGCGGAGATGTTGGTGGGAGAGCGGGAAAGCATCCTCTGGGTGGAGCCAGCCGCTGACCCCGCCCCACTGCTCTTCTTCATCTTGGTGGAGCCGAACTTGGTGGCAGCAAAGCTGGCGGTGGTGAAGACGATGGGCTGAGGACGGGCGGCAGGCGGCTGCTGAGGGGAGAGGTAGGGCAGCCCACCgctgggaggggagggggtggaggtGTTGGATGAGTGGAGGGCAGAGTCTGTGGGCGTGCTGGATCTCGGGTAGGTGAAGAGGGAGGGGCAGGGCGGCGCCGGTgtaggagagctggagagagacgGCATGAGGGCGGGAGACGCCTGGCTTCCCACGGGAACAAAAACCTGAGCATCGGGGTTGAAGCCCACGCTCtttgactcctccccctccatgtCTCCCTCTGACTCCGCCCTCTCTCCATCACAGCCGAGGCCTGGAGGATCCTCCAGGTACAGCACCTTGATGGCGCCCTTCTCTCCGATCTGATAGGACACCTCATACGGGTCGATCCACACGCTGAGCTCTGGAGGGACGTTAGCCCGCACCTCTTCCGTGTCCAGGCCGCTCCTCTTCGCCGCCAGTTCCACCACGGGGTCCCGGGGGGCGCCCAGGTGGATGCAGCGGAAAGCAGAGCCTCTGAGGGGGGCTTGTGGGTACCAGTGACCCTCATAACGTGACATCAGaatcctctccagctcctcgcCAAAAAGGTCGGCCCGGCGGCGAGGAAGCTTGTTGTACAGGTAGGACACGATGAAGTTCAGGGCTACCTTGACCTCCAGGTGCATAACTGCACCCGGCGAGCGCCGTGACAGATCTGAGACAAATTCAAACGGGAGACAAacagtgttgttgtgttcacTGTCCAGCGTGGGATCGTTTCAGGGTCGTCATGGTGAAGACAGTCAGTAAGCCCGCTGCACGCCGTCTCTCTCAGATGTGTTTGTCTGATTTTCAGACCTGTGGAGAAAAAAGCACAGAGCCGTCAGGAAACATGAGAGCCACATGACtcaacatttatgtttacatgtttttaaatgaacacaaacaaaacgaaaacaaactgcttcctgttggaGGGTCAGGGTtagcggttagcttgtgctagcgtgggttagcttgcagtgtaggtacaagcagtaaactaCGTCCTGCAGAGGGCGTGGCTTCTGGGgcaggggcccagtttgaatgttgttctATTGACTCCGCCTTTAAACAAACTTCACTAATTAATCAGAAATGATTTTAACAACGATCAAACGATACAAAATCCTCAGTGAACATCGTGAAATCACGTCGTAAAGTCCTGAGGAATACGTTAACGtctaaactacagaaaacactgttagattagagtctaaactacaggaAACACTGTTTGTTAGATTAGAGACTAAACTACAGGAAACACTGTTAGattagagtctaaactacagaaaacactgTTTGTTAGATTAGAGACTAAACTACAGGAAACACTGTTTGTTAGattagagtctaaactacagaaaacactgttagattagagtctaaactacaggaaacactgtttgttagattagagtctaaactacaggaaacac from Labrus mixtus chromosome 20, fLabMix1.1, whole genome shotgun sequence carries:
- the LOC132954150 gene encoding protein Tob2; this translates as MHLEVKVALNFIVSYLYNKLPRRRADLFGEELERILMSRYEGHWYPQAPLRGSAFRCIHLGAPRDPVVELAAKRSGLDTEEVRANVPPELSVWIDPYEVSYQIGEKGAIKVLYLEDPPGLGCDGERAESEGDMEGEESKSVGFNPDAQVFVPVGSQASPALMPSLSSSPTPAPPCPSLFTYPRSSTPTDSALHSSNTSTPSPPSGGLPYLSPQQPPAARPQPIVFTTASFAATKFGSTKMKKSSGAGSAAGSTQRMLSRSPTNISAPELLKHKPLSLSLHSLGTPLASQLSPNAKEFVFPGSPAPLYFDPDTPPIQPHVSPFQPQHSVTTHPPFDPFSSPPPAQSVGIMGGGGSGIPYMEKAPFVDGLGNYNLQYSSQSFQPVVLAN